The sequence AATGCTTTGGCAATAAAATCACAGACAATCTTTAAAGATATCGAATTATAGCAGCATAGAATCCATTATTATTAAGTACTAAAGTATATAACGCAAAATTAGCTCACAATGTACAAGGGAGCTTTAACCGTGAAAAAACgatttcagttatgatgtttatttttcaacatttactttattaaggTCAATGcacttctgcaaacgttgataccagtctttaagtccgtctgagtaaaactgagggtcatctgacctgaaccatgtcagagcagcacTTTTCACATCTTCAGCCAAtgaaaaattggtacctttcaatgattattttaagtttggaaacaaaaagaagtcggttgggctaaatcggggctgtaaggtgggTATCGGACGATTTCCcgtcgaaattcacgtagcacagctctaacgccgtgagcgggtgcattgtcgtggtggaagagaacacgTTGATGctgctttccagggcgtttttctgacattttattttttttacagttttctcaaaacgcattcatattAAGCAGATTAATTTtttcacaaactgacgttgatggcctgccactgcggggctcatcttcagtttcgtttcttccactACTGAACCGACtcatccatttgtaggttgttgatttctttgggcaattgtcaccataaacttgttccagagcgtcaatgatttgtcTATTCTCCCaatcgagtttcaccatgaatatAATGTtcgtcctggcctcgattttggtggattccatgttgcttgaatagGGCCTGATTTTCAAGTGGCGGCgatgcatttaagggttcatgtctgaacGCGTTATAACATGTTTtgcaagaatgttcaggtgctttgaaatcaaaatccttccatatgaattttagttatggacttttccacgaacttttgaagccccctcctatatatgtgtgtatagacagatgtaaatttatatatatatatatatatatatataatatatataatatatatatatatatatatatatatatatattatatatatatatatatatatatatatatatatatatatacaagaagtaTCCgtcaagaacggtgtcactgtcctttaCGTTTAGATTCGTGTATCTGCCCTAGAGTAAGTCCAGAAACTTCTTacacgtgggatcatgatgtttaatacatcggtcccaacctaaaatttagaaccagagtgctttaccCACATCGAACAATGCCTTAACAGGTacgaacacatacacagagatgctctcattgcggtggcgaaggtcattTCTTCGCTAAAtccaaggagagcatcaaatacTGCAACTGCCAGGGGTCGCACATTGCACTTAGCAGATCCTGCCCCAAACGGAAGGAAATACTCAAAGCAAAATGAACccagcttagggaaaacaaggacactgctccctcatacgccacaacagccaccacactgcctgcccagactagcacacccagacgacctgcatccacctccaggacaactctgcctccacctccccaatttaACAACACATTCTCAGCTAACACAAatccaaaaatacaagccatcttacacgtagctctcaATACAATGCAAAGAAATTCGCACACAGTGTCCCTATCATGTTACAGAGAAACGGCTTCCCCAgtattgttgtcccagaggagatcttcgaagaggacaatttatacatccctgaatacgccacaacatcacagaccacagcaactgaggtgacaaaccgAACCCTCTGTGCAtggcctcattgctccacacaaaggcATCTCGTTTTTTGCAACCAACCACAACGAAATTCACAAGGCActtaacaactacaaaaaaccaATGAACATAAACGCAAGCAGATGTCACCACCAAACAAGTCActccaaaaaagacaaaaacgatCCCCCAGTCCCGCAACTTCGTCGTCATCGTATGGGATTCCACCATCCTTGACGCGAGAGAGCGGCTCTGAGATacgacgtcgaagtcgttctgAAACCGAGGAAAGATCGTCCCTCTCCCTTAGAGGTGACCGTTTGCCCGTTGCACCCTGTATGGGGCGCTTGGGACAGTGCAGACGTAATTGGAATTGGTCCGACGCTTCCCCATGACTTCCGCCCTGACCTTGAGGAGCCTTTGACGAGCTCGATCatggaaccgctaccgggatcaggtaacgcCATGCAAGGTAAACCCAGTGCAAATGCTAACATCTTTCAGGCagatgtaaggtcattttttttcaatcgcgtaaatattttttacgactttctgaACAAGAACGCCGTATGTGGGTcactattgattttatatatccataccaTGGCTATAAAtagcactatggttacacatccaggcaatcaggggacagattgcaaatggggtcctgtatcctataaaaccccttccccctctcattcatcCACCTGACTTCATGGCCAGTCCAGGGTTATcagcccacagggccccattctcctttccactgcctataatTAAACTAAACCACTAATTTGCATTCTTGCAACTTCATCCAATTATTCAGTTTATACAACCTTCGCAAGGCTTCTTTTGCTGGAGATAGCAACGCTACCCACACAAGAACTACACACAACCGCCTATCATGCACACGGTCCGCAATCTTTTCTATTTTGAAACAAAAgcctccactacataggacccgacttcttcacctcatacacacccagaggaaagggccgccctgatcgcgttttcgggaacagggtagCGCTTGCCTACCACCACACCTACAACCTGTCCGACATTGGTTCAGAACCACCTACCCATCTATTTAAATTTCCAGACTACAATACGAAACAAACAAGCAACTGGGAGTAATTTAACatccaaattaaattatcaaaactttgaGTTAATCTTACGAGCTTgaattcccaaacaatagatgggcattggaattacatcttcgcctccatcgccTCCACTATGCTGAtaatccccaggtctcagtataaataATCGCATTCATtcgccatctgaaaggacaaaacgtcctCCTGACCTGTTgtcgaagtcgttttactcaaatTTAAAACAGATTTAAGCTGTTCGATTAGGACTTATCTGTTCTATAAGACACGTATCGATAGTCTTGAGAACGCCACAAAAATAATTGGACAGATTTAGTTAAAACAAGTAGAATGCAACAGAAGTTCGCATTCAGGgttattttggcaaaaaaattaaacaacttaaaggtagtacaTACCCTCCCACTTCTTCCAACCTCATTCACATAACGCAAAGTTTCAGCTCCAGTGGACGTTAGCAAATTTTTGAAGAACCAATGGATTCAAGTTTTCTACCTTCACTTCCTCATCCCCTGTTCTCTGCCAGAATTCAAGAATCAATACCTGGTTTCAAGAGAACAGGTTAGAAACAACCGAGAGCCATTATCCGTAACTGATAGGCTAGACAACACCTGCGAACTCACGCctccatctcgtgtgaggaagtaaaaggaaaaataaagagtttCCTTGTAAGGCTCCACAGATTCCGACGCAAACTCTCTTATTCAACTTCCTGAAACCACGTTATAACGTTTGTGACTCACCTTTACAACTCCTCCTCGCTactggctattttccctctcctttaacTGCTTTAGTGCCCCtgcattcctaagccacaaaaagacccgaATGACCCAGAAGTTTACCGCCCTATTAAATCTACTCgaagacattaggcaaaattcgaaaaatcataaacactcgactaggTGGTAATTTcccgaagaccataaccttcctCGCACTTTCGCTTTTCCTTTCATCGCTCGACACAGGACACACTCAACACATtacaactacataaacaacacaaagaCCGACGAACTAAAAGATTGTTCTCGTCACAAAAGATGTTCGTGAGCCCTTCCGACATGGTTCTGGCATGTTGGCCTCAAGCTGTGCACTAGATTTACCTTTCCCACCTTTGATCAACAAGTTTATCTCTGCAGTTTTTTGATTACcgcagattaaaatttaaaattcttaaacattGTGCATTTCAATGCCACTGGAGTACCTTCAGGGCAGCATACTCGGCCCAgcacttatatattataccaacGATCTTACAACCCATACCaccagactcactcactatccctCTATGCTGATTACTGTACGCACTTAGCTCAACACAGTGCACTTTCAGGAGTCGTTCAGCGCATTAAAGACAAATTCGACACCATCCTCGAGAGGTAGCATCAATGGTGTAatcaagactaacgcgacaaTAACACAGTTCTCTTTTGTAAAACTTCTCCTTACATTTACTCAACCTTTTCGACAGACTACAATTAACTCTCCAAGTcaaatcctcttgtaccatccttggtttaaccatGTTGATCCTACTTTTCGATTTCACCCGCATAATCTATTCAAAAGCCACTGGACAAGAAAAACTTACATCGCTCCTATCGATGTAAAAGTGCGGCTCCATgtacgaagctgcatctatacacacactgATCAACCTCtcttcacatacacaccacttgcactcacacaagtGCAAAtgccagcttgttcagaataaagcattcAGATGTCGAACTCCACAAGAGGaagcttctctctcctctgaacATCGAGACTTGGCTGttcgactggctggatagactcaaccaTCGTTCAGGCCGGAGACCGGGATTAGGGCCCATGAATCTTTTATCTTTGGCATGGAATGTTTTTTAGGTTTGGCctcatcctttgaagccacctcctactcccttccttatccactttccccttcccctatccctgtTTTGTcccagttttttgttttgtttgtgtttctcctTGTTCTGTTGTTTAACGTAGTTTTGTTTTCTTGGTTTGTTGtaaccttttaatttcttaaaatagAGTTTTAACCTGCACTTTGCCACAACCCTCACATCCCCGCTTTTAATACTTTCACCTCGTAAAAGAAAAGACTGACGTACGTAACTGCCGTACCTCACCCTCGCTACTTCATTATCTTCACCATAGCTTGGACCTAACATCCTACGTCCTTACCACCTTCCACTGGTTTCGTTCCGGCACATGACACTACTGCTAGTTACTGTGTGCCAAGCCCATAATTCCATGTCGTAAGGATTTATGAGCCAATGAAACAGTGTCACGGCCATGGCTTTAATCCAATCATGAATGTGGGCCGTCAGAGCCGCGCCGTCTCTGTAGCCCTGCTTCTGACGAAGGGAATGTTGCTTTCAGACAGCATATAACGCCGCGAAGCTGCAACCTACAGTGCGGGCACGCGCTGGTACTTTACCCAATCGAGAGATGCCGGCCCGCCCTCCCCGCGTAGCCTCGTGTGCGAGGGGAAGCCGCGCGCAACTGCCCCACcccgcaccgaacacaaaagattcaagatggcacTGGTCcactctcacccttttcccctcctttcaaaGAACTCACTACAACCATTACCCAAGCTTTACTCTGCATGCTGGTGAAGCCcggctccttttttcttctcttaaaattcattttcctccatcccttatcattccctatccccattcttccttcccactcttctttccaacttTTACTTTCTTAATGTTCTGGAGTTTCTGGcataaaaagaggataaagatTTGTTGATCAtgtaagtgaaagagagagaacgttcatacatacatatgttacattttatttttatttttataattcaattATTTGTGTCATGTTTTTTAGACCTGAACTTGTAGATTATGGTGGATGGTTTTTGGCACCTACCACTCACAATAGTTCTATATCTCTTTATAGAGTGattgttgtggtgtgagtgtggtatggcagtgctgaaggtgaagtgtAGATCAACGTGGGAGCCGCTTAAAGACTGAGCAGTGCTTGTGTTGCTGGTGCTTAGCTGTCGTGGTCGTCTGGAGGATCGGAGAATGCTGATCtcgtaataattttatatttctcctTATGTCTGGAGTTTTCGAGGAGGGGataaatattgattatgattCTATTTCTTACTGTTGTACTGACGAAATATGTGAACATTGATTTATTTGAATTAAAAGTAAacacctctttatatatatatatatatattatatataatatatatatatatatatatatatatatatatattatatatatgcatattatatatatattatatatattatatatatatatatatagatatatatatatatatatattatgtgtgtgtgtggtgtgtatgttgtgtgtgtgtgtgtgtgtgtgtgtgtgtggtgtgtgtgtatgggtgtgtggtgtgtgtgtgtgtgtgtgtattgcgtgtgtgtatgtgtgtgtgttgcgtatgcctatatctatataatatatctataatatatataatatatatctataattaccatatatatatatataaatatatatatatacatatatattttaatatactatataatatataatatatatagaatattataaatatatatatatatatatataatatatataatataaattatttttatatatatatatatattatatatatatatatatatacatatatatatatatatatatatatatatatattatatatataaaatatatatatatatatatatatatatatatatattttatatatatataataatatatatatatatagtatatatatatatatatatatatatacaattttatatatatgtatatgcgatatatatatatatatatatatatataaaatatatatatatatatatatatatatatagatatatatatatatatatatatatatatatatatctatatatagatatatatatatatatatatatatatatattatatatatatatatatatatatatatatatatatatatattatattatatatataatatatattttatatatatatatatatatattttatatatatatatatatatatataaaatatattttataatatttgtgtgtgtgtgtgtgtgtgtgtgtgtgtgtgtgtgtgtgtgtgtgtgtgtgtgtgtgtgtgtgtgtatagccggGTTTCGCCTAAGCCACCCAGTAATTGTGTACCTTTTGAAGCTGGAGGTCAATCAGAAATAGGATGATTAGTGTACTGAATATGGTAATATTGGATAAAGGAGTAAGGAAGAGATCCTATCTTGGCGGAGGAAAGTTGGCTAGGGAAGAGAGATCCATGCCGTGTGTGTTGGGCAGGTCATTGGCCTGATAGGTTATAAACAGCGGCAATGTAAGACATAGTGGATAAGGGGCTTTGTTGTTATCTCCTGACAATGTGGACAATTTCGTGGTACTCTTTCATCTATTTCCCAGTTGCATATGTAGCCTAATCTTAACCTGTGAATATGGACAGCGTCCCTTCTTGATTAGGATAAGAAATGGTAGCATGTTCATAATCTGATGCTGCCTTGTACCAACGTGCAGAAGGTGATCCTGCATGAACCCAAATCTGATGTTGTATTCATGAGATCTGACAGGTGGTACACTTAGCTAAAAGCTTGATTTGACTGATACATTGCTGTAGAAGCTTAGTCTCGTGCTGGCTTTTGCTGCTATATCAGCCTTTTCATTTTGAGGTATGCCAACATGGCTTGGTATCCAGGTGAAGGTTATGGTCTTGCCCTGGATGGATAACTGATGTAACTGTGAATTGCTGTGATGAGATGTAAATTGTCAAGATGGCTGGATTGTTGTAAGGTATGCATGGCTGAAAGTGAGACTTAGTTGGATAGCGTAAGTGAGGGCAGCCTTTATGGCAAATAGTTCAGCCTGCAAGATTGATGCACCATTGGTAATTCTCCTGCTATATATAGTCATTGCAGGTAAAAGCGGATCCTGCAGCACCAGACTGTTGATTGACGGAACCATCGGTAAATATCTCAGCTGTGATTGACTATAGAGAGACATTCATCTCTGGCTCTGGTGAAGTCAGTCTGTGTGCAGAGAGCTTTAGCATATGGAAGAGTatttaattcgaaaaaaaaacaggaagtggGTCCCATGGTGGACGTGGACTGAACTGTCAGTGTGGAGTATCAACCCCTCTGGCTTTGATTATTGGCAACAGGTTTAGTGTCTCTATAGAGTTGTAAATCTCCCTGTGCCACCTTAGTCTTGGGTTTGGTGGAGTCCTGGAATGAATGTGGTGTCTGAGGTTGTTGATGAAGAAAGATATATCATGAGAGGAGATTGTCTTGGCGATACGACCAGCAGCAATTTGTTGTATCCTTGTCTTAAGGGATACTAAATTTGATTCTAAGTGAAGGTTGACTAGTCGAGTCCATCGTGGGGCTCCTAGAATTATCCTCATGCATTTATTTTGGATTGTTTCTAGGGTTCTGAATTCATCTggagtaagtaataataatgatgttgcatTGTAGTCTATAAGAGAGCAGATGGCATGTGTATAGGAGTGGGGAACATGGTAGCCTGCACCCAAATCCAAGCCTGCCAGTCGTCTGAGGATGTTTATACGACTCTTGCATCTTTGAAGGAGGTTGGAAAGTTGTGAGGACGAGCTGTTCTGGGAGTTGAAGATGACACCTAAACATTTGTGTTCATGAACCCACTCTAGTTTGTCAGACCGGATGTAAAGCCATTGATTACTAAATGGGTCTGCAATGTTCCGGTTTTGGCAGAATTAATTTTGAGGTCCAGCTCCTTACATCTATGTGCAAGTGAATCTAATCCTGTCTGAGCATGTGTGAATCTGTTTCTTTCAGTGGCAATGAGTTGTAGATCATTAGCATAGGCAAAAAGATCTGTTTCGGGAAGAAGATGTATTGTAAGAAGGTCTGCAATAAGGATGCTGAAAAGGAAGAGACTGAGAATCTCTCCCTGTGGAGTACCATTTTCAAAGGTCATGAAGTCAGAAAGGTGTCCTTAGAATCTGACACTAGCCTTTCTCTCATGCAGGCAGTCACTGATCCAAGCTAACATTCTTCCAGCGACACCCCATCAAGCAAGTAAACTGGGTGTTGCTTCCTTGTTTGCTAGCTCAAAAGCTTTTTCTAAATCTAAGACTATGATACTATCTTTCCCATCGATGGCATTGTGAATGTAGGTAAGATTTTCAGATGTACCCATACCTTTACAGAAGACAAATGTATGATGGTGAGGGCGTGGTATCATATAAGCGAGTATTGCCCTTTCCATGGATTTGTTCATGCAAGACAGTAGTGAAATGGGTCTGAAAGTTAGCTGAGGGCCGGGTTTGGGAATAGGTTGAATATTGGCCAGTTTCCAGGCTACTGGAAGTCGACATGAGCTAAGAGACTTGTTAAAGAGGTTCTTGATAGTAGTGAGAGCCTTATTAATCAGATGTCTGAGCATGGAGTAAGTTATTCTGCCAATGCCAGGAGCAGTGTCCTTGCATATTTTAGAGCAGCAAGATTGAGTTTCCTTCACATGTCACTAAGGGAAGTGTGCTCATTTATAAACTCGCACCAAGTAAGCCATGACTGTGTACGGATTTCATATAATTCTTTCTTAATAATTTTGTTTGCGGCTCTGAAGGAGCTTAAAGTATCGGGAGAGTTTTTTAATTGCTTGACTTTTTGATTGTGATACCAGCGGTCTTTGTTCCTGGAAGAGGTAGGAGAGGTAACAGGAATTGCTGCATCTGCAGCTTAATGTAAAGCAGTGATGACTTCTTTTTCATGAGTGTctaggagaggggatggggagtaaGTATTGGCCCAGTCCTTCATGATATTTGTGAAGAGTCCCCAGTTAGCTTTGTTGAAATTCCATCTGGGGCTGGGAGGTATAGGAGTTATACGTGCCAACTGAAATGTGGTGACAGTAGTAAAAAAGTCAGACATCAGATATGAATGAAGTGTCCACTCTTTTGTTGGTAGAAGATCAGATGAGAGAAAAGTAAGATCTAACACCCCTCCTCTgagatgtgtgggtgtatgtttgttcAAAAGCGTTACGTTGGGAAAGGTGGTGAGGAGCTGTTGAATATATAATCCACTTCTGCAAGAATTATTTGAGGTGGTAGAGTTTGGGTCATTCCGTATGGGATGATGCACATTGAAGTCACTGCCCAGTACAGTTGGTGAGTCGCCCATAAGTGAAAAAATGTGATGTAGGTTGAGTACTGCGCTCAGCCTTGGAGGTCAGTAGATgttgtagatagacagactgaggcAGTGAAGAATAAGTGAAGCACCATCATCTCCCTGCCACAGTCGTTCCATATGGTGATGGATTCTGCATATATATCCCATCTGACAAGTATGGAGATTCCTCTGTTCTCTCCAGGTGTGTAAAAGTTGTGAAAACCAATATGACTGGGAAGGGTAATGTCAGACATGAGAAGGGTTTCCTGgagtaaaataatatcatatcttTCTTCCAATATTGTCAAGTGAAGTAAAGGGAATTTAGCTCTGACAGCATTTATGTTCCACTGAAGGAACTATATTCTGTCTGTATTATGGGTGTGACTCATGACTGAAGGACAAAGCTTCTGGGGTTATTGTAGGCTCTGCTAGCTGGATTGTCTCAGTAGTCTTTTCTTCAGAAAGACAAAGGATAGGGGGGGAGCCCTGTTGTGATGCAATGATATTATCGGTTCCTATTACTGGAAGTTGGATTTCTAAGTGGTAAGTTTCATGTGTGAGCTCTTGAGCTGAGGATTGGTTGTCATGGCTTGTCTTTTCTGGTTTATCACTGTAGTTTTTCTTTATTGCAATGTGGTTATCCGTATCACTGTTGCTGTCTAGTTTTCTTTTTAGTTATAGGGGAAAAAGCTACTGACTTGACATTTGTAGTATCCATCTTGTCTGATTCTCCCATAGTTAGAGACTTCTCTGTGGGGGGTTTGAAAGGTATGAGTGGGCTGCTCTGTAGCAGTCTTCTTGGGAAAAGCTGTAATGACGCTTGAGACGGTGTCTTGGAGAAGATCATGGTTTACCTCTCTACCAAGGAGGGCGAGGCAAGCTTGTAGATGCTGCATTATAAGAGCTATATCCTGGGCTGAGGATCCTTGGTGGTGTTCGCAATTAGTGCAAGGTCCAGGTGGAATGGGAGGACAGGAAACTGGCAAGAGTCCAGTAGATGGTAAGACTCCTGCATACGATGTTGAAGTAGGGGTTAAAGAGGCGTAGCTCTGAGGAGTAGGGTTCCGAGAACTTTCCTTATTCCAGTTATGTAGTTTCCTTGGAAAGATTCTTTGAGTTTTAAGCAGATTATCTTGTTTGATTTCTGGTGGGATGTTtagccttttcttcctctctgggTATTTCAAGTTCCATGCATGATGGCCTTCATTGCAGTTGGGGCATCTTGCAGTTGGTTTATGACCTTCTCTTATGTTATCTTAAGGTGGAGTCCAGAGCAAACCCCACAGTGGGGTCTCGACCTGCATTGGGTCATGTGATGATCAAATCTAAGAGGTTCAGGGTAGTACTTTCTGAGGGAGAAAGTACCAATGGTGGTGCGGAGATATTGTGGTGGCTCTCCTAGGTAGGTGATTAGGATCTGGCTCGTCTCCTCCTTAGAAAGTCTCACCTTCATTCTGGTTGCCGTTTCTACATTTGGGTGTTGTAGGATCCATTCTATGTCAAAGGAGAGAGGATATCCTTCCAGAACCATCTTTGTCTTCTGGGTTGGTTTGTAGGGTTTCAAAACAACTGTTTTGCCATTTCCAAGAATGGCAATGTTTTGTAGGATCTGGACAGAGGTAGTATCCAAAGGTTGAACTACCAGGTCGCCTGACAGTAAGGTTTTGGGTTTACACTGAGTGAAGGTTGGTCCCTGGCAAGGGCATGGAAAGCTTCTATAGCTGTGGTGAAGTCTTCAGAGGGTGAAATGAGGAAACGACTTTTGAGAGAATCCTCTCATGATAAGGGAGTTAGTGGAAAGCTGAGGGCCACATCATTATTGGAAGATCCTTGGTTTATCTGTCCTTCTGGTTTAGGGGCAGAAGCACTCCTGGATACTTGGCCATTATCATGGGAGCTTACTTTAGGCTTGTTTGGTCGGGGTTTATCCgtagttttttcttttggtttatgtttgtgtttattcatGATCGCAATGAATGAGACTCCATCCTACCTAATTCACGCAGCTTCTAACCATATAATGCGTCCTCTAATGCCAGTCAACCTGAGCGTCTCAGACAGCTACCACTGGGTGCATCCTAACCCTACAAAGAAAATAACCCTTCTTCAGAAGTTAAAGCAGTCCAGCCAATGGACTCCCCTCATGGCACTGCCCTCGGGGTTCACCTGAGTTCTGAAGGGGACTCTAGTGGAGTCAATCCAGGGAATGAGACGTGTTGCGATTGTTAGGCGCTTCTCTCTTCAAGAGAGAggagccgtggtaacagcgcctccgaatttatacctttgagagacgtcaaggtggccagccctctctcccccatggTTGGCTAATCTGCGCCGCGCGTAGGTGAGCTGGCATAGTTGATGGTCGCTCTCTTTGCCATTGATGATTTTAGTACTGTGTGGCATGGATTAGCCTACCcattggggattctgagggtgacttctgattttatttatttatttatctatttatttttagccTTTAACAACTTAAAATTAAGAATGGTCATGGTCATAGTTCAGggtcggtgtgggtgtgtgcatacatcggtgtgggtgtttcgtgttctgtgattggtagtgttctgggccaccaggcatggtttgtgtgagtgtgtgtgtgtttttcaaagatgttaTATTGTTCGTGTAGTCTGACCCAGGTGTTTTTGCctcatctgtgtatgtgtgtgttaagtggttccatgctgtatgttgtGTAGTGTTTCTGTGGAAATTCGGTCTTTTCGTGTACCCAGAGTAATGTACCCAGAGTAATGCTTTGTTCTGTGCTGATTGCATTcaaagtttttgtgtgtttgatattgcaaccagCAGAATAGCAGTGTATTCTAgaatgggtctgacagttgttttgtaaagtctgagttttgtttgtggtgtgcagcatgaaaatCGTCTTAGTTAGTGTTATTTGTGCTTGTGTTATTCCTTGTTTAATAtgttgtgaagcctgtgcttgtgaactGAAGTCCGAGGATGTTTCCTGTGTGagtgttgttgattgtgattggttgtgaGTTTCTACGTGCTATGgatatgagtt is a genomic window of Penaeus monodon isolate SGIC_2016 chromosome 10, NSTDA_Pmon_1, whole genome shotgun sequence containing:
- the LOC119577606 gene encoding uncharacterized protein LOC119577606, coding for MLRHLINKALTTIKNLFNKSLSSCRLPVAWKLANIQPIPKPGPQLTFRPISLLSCMNKSMERAILAYMIPRPHHHTFVFCKGMGTSENLTYIHNAIDGKDSIIVLDLEKAFELANKEATPSLLA